The following proteins are co-located in the Dehalococcoides mccartyi 195 genome:
- a CDS encoding FecCD family ABC transporter permease, producing the protein MEENRTNQFHLYNAFLRRKRLVFLIAAVATVVAALFAVGAGSLHITLPDVVKTLFGNGSDLSQMVIFNIRLPRVVAAIAVGAILAVSGAVMQCVLRNPLASASTLGVSHGAAFGAAVGIIVFGGGVVNSDSAATAVSINNPYIVTLCAFICGSLSTFVVILLSQLKKDLGPGGLILAGVALSSLFTGGTTLLQYFADETKISSVVFWTFGNMGAASWTEILILAIVFAASITYFLLNRWNYNAMEGGTDTAKSLGVNTRAVMLISMCICTLTAAVAVSFVGIISFVGLVAPHIMRRFVGNDYRYLIPCSAAAGALLLVLADTFGRLVIAPVILPIGAITSFLGAPLFLFLLFRGFKSND; encoded by the coding sequence ATGGAAGAAAACCGGACTAATCAATTTCATTTATACAATGCCTTTCTGAGGCGGAAAAGGCTGGTATTCCTGATTGCCGCAGTGGCAACAGTGGTGGCCGCCCTTTTCGCCGTGGGGGCAGGGTCTTTACATATTACCCTGCCGGACGTAGTCAAAACCCTTTTCGGGAACGGCTCCGACCTGTCCCAGATGGTTATCTTTAATATAAGGCTGCCGCGAGTGGTGGCCGCTATTGCGGTGGGGGCAATTCTGGCAGTTTCGGGGGCAGTAATGCAATGCGTCCTGCGCAACCCCCTGGCCTCAGCCTCCACACTGGGTGTCTCCCATGGGGCAGCCTTCGGGGCAGCCGTGGGTATTATCGTCTTTGGCGGCGGAGTGGTTAATTCAGACTCCGCCGCTACGGCGGTTTCCATAAATAACCCATATATTGTAACCCTGTGTGCCTTTATCTGCGGTTCTTTATCTACCTTTGTGGTCATACTTTTGTCCCAGCTTAAAAAAGATTTGGGGCCGGGCGGGCTTATTCTGGCCGGGGTGGCCTTAAGCTCTCTGTTTACCGGCGGCACAACACTCCTCCAGTATTTTGCTGACGAAACCAAAATCAGTTCGGTGGTTTTCTGGACATTCGGCAACATGGGGGCAGCCAGCTGGACGGAGATTCTGATACTTGCCATTGTATTTGCAGCTTCCATAACCTATTTCCTGCTTAACCGCTGGAACTATAATGCCATGGAAGGCGGAACAGACACGGCCAAAAGTCTGGGGGTCAATACCCGGGCAGTTATGCTTATCAGTATGTGCATCTGCACGCTGACCGCAGCGGTGGCGGTCTCTTTTGTAGGAATTATCAGCTTTGTGGGTCTGGTTGCCCCCCATATTATGCGCCGTTTTGTGGGCAACGATTACCGTTATCTTATACCCTGCTCCGCAGCAGCCGGGGCTTTGCTGCTGGTTCTGGCTGATACTTTCGGCAGGCTGGTTATTGCTCCCGTTATACTGCCGATAGGCGCCATCACTTCATTCCTGGGTGCTCCGCTATTTCTGTTCCTTTTATTCAGGGGGTTTAAGAGCAATGATTGA
- a CDS encoding ABC transporter ATP-binding protein gives MIEINDVSFAYNKAGKNVLEDISFDIQDNRCIAILGTNGAGKSTLLKCINRICPAQKGVVMVNSQSIFDMSSNAIAQNIAYVPQNNRAINMTVFDTILLGRKPYIKWDASLEDRRIVYDIMQKMKLEDFALRNVSSLSGGEAQKVMLARALAQEPKLLLLDEPTSNLDPRNQHEVLRIVKSIAKEHNTCVAIILHDLNLAIRYCDRFVFLKNSRIFSYGGLETMTPENIESVYRIHVHIMEYMNIPVIVPFPDEKVAPELPSQTLPEPVSEA, from the coding sequence ATGATTGAAATAAATGATGTCAGCTTTGCCTATAACAAGGCCGGCAAAAACGTGCTGGAGGATATCAGCTTTGACATTCAGGATAACCGCTGTATTGCCATTCTGGGCACCAACGGGGCAGGTAAAAGCACTCTGCTAAAGTGTATAAACCGTATTTGCCCCGCCCAGAAGGGGGTGGTAATGGTTAACAGTCAAAGTATTTTTGATATGAGCAGTAACGCTATAGCCCAGAATATTGCTTATGTGCCCCAGAACAACCGGGCTATAAACATGACCGTATTTGACACTATTCTGCTGGGGCGTAAACCCTACATCAAGTGGGATGCATCTCTGGAAGACCGGCGGATTGTATACGATATAATGCAGAAAATGAAACTGGAAGACTTTGCCCTGCGTAATGTCTCCAGCCTTTCGGGCGGTGAGGCTCAGAAGGTCATGCTGGCAAGGGCACTGGCTCAAGAGCCGAAACTGCTGCTGCTTGACGAACCTACCAGCAACCTTGACCCGCGTAACCAGCACGAAGTACTACGGATAGTAAAAAGCATTGCAAAAGAACATAATACCTGTGTTGCCATAATTCTGCATGACCTTAATCTGGCTATCCGCTACTGTGACCGTTTTGTCTTCCTGAAAAACTCCCGCATATTCTCTTACGGCGGGCTGGAGACCATGACACCCGAAAATATTGAATCGGTTTACCGTATTCATGTCCATATCATGGAATACATGAATATCCCGGTCATAGTACCCTTCCCGGACGAGAAAGTAGCACCGGAACTGCCCAGCCAAACTCTGCCTGAACCAGTCAGCGAAGCCTGA
- a CDS encoding MarR family winged helix-turn-helix transcriptional regulator has translation MPEKQFPGESDTARYELLQRLLLRMFSLMKNVQRDASVIKPSLSPPQARLVLIISRYSDSGISVKELARLTSVTPGAITQFINTLVDKKLITRETDPADRRSIKIKLTPSARNEIHQFKNVLFNSAAKKFDALNTDELKEITRIMAKVNPEIITKEEMF, from the coding sequence ATGCCTGAAAAACAGTTTCCGGGAGAATCCGATACTGCAAGGTATGAGCTGTTACAGCGGCTGCTGCTCCGTATGTTTTCTTTAATGAAAAATGTTCAGCGGGATGCTTCAGTCATAAAGCCCTCCCTCAGCCCTCCCCAGGCCAGATTGGTCTTGATAATAAGCAGGTACAGTGATTCGGGAATATCCGTCAAGGAGCTAGCCCGCCTGACTTCAGTAACCCCCGGTGCTATTACCCAATTTATAAATACCCTGGTTGACAAAAAACTGATAACACGGGAAACAGACCCGGCTGACAGACGCAGTATAAAGATAAAGCTGACCCCGTCTGCCAGAAATGAAATCCATCAGTTCAAAAATGTACTTTTCAACTCTGCAGCTAAAAAATTTGATGCCCTGAATACTGATGAACTTAAAGAAATCACCAGAATAATGGCCAAGGTCAACCCCGAAATAATTACCAAAGAAGAAATGTTTTAG
- a CDS encoding ABC transporter ATP-binding protein, whose protein sequence is MWKLIKSLKPFTLSVIFIFILLLGQAMSDLSLPDLMSKIINIGVQQQGIENATPTAIRSSEMSRILLFVDSEDKAAVTGYYILLDKNLLSAAEYNQYLESYPGLANEPIYKLNTDDENALNRLNTVMPLPILMVSYIENGTAADILGGQFELPDGADIFEVLANLPAEQLDAIIQSAKSHLSAIPESMVAQSAVSYLATEYQTIGIDLNRLQMNYMFRIGGLMLLLTLVSVTLSVTVGFLSARVAAGFGRDTRRKVFTKVESYSNSEFDKFSTASLITRSTNDIQQIQMILVMLLRIVFYAPIMGVGGIIKALGQDVSMSWIIASAVMAILAMISVVFAVAIPKFRIIQKFVDKLNLVTREMLSGLMVVRAFNKQQLEETKFEKANADLTKTSLFINRIMVFMMPAMMLIMNGVGVLIIWVGAHQIDAGAMQVGNMMAFMQYSMQIIMAFLMVSMVFVMMPRATVSAQRIAEVLETEPDIKDPENPISFDTDTRGKVEFQKVGFKYPGADDYVLKDISFATKLGQTTAIVGGTGSGKSTLVNLIPRFYDITEGQILIDNTDIRSVTQYALRDKIGYIPQKASLFSGTIESNIGYGDENADEDWLKKAARIAQLTEYIDIAENGLQTPISQGGANISGGQKQRMAIARAIAKQPEVYIFDDSFSAIDFKTDAALRKALKKETHNATVLIVAQRINTVMHAEQIIVLDNGRIAGKGTHKELMENCTVYRELALSQLSTEELSA, encoded by the coding sequence TTGTGGAAATTAATTAAGTCACTCAAACCGTTTACCCTGTCTGTCATATTTATTTTTATCCTGCTGCTGGGTCAGGCCATGAGTGACTTGTCCTTGCCGGACCTTATGTCAAAAATTATAAACATAGGCGTACAGCAACAGGGCATTGAAAACGCCACCCCTACAGCCATACGTTCCAGCGAAATGTCCCGCATACTCCTTTTTGTAGACAGTGAAGACAAGGCAGCAGTCACCGGGTACTACATACTGCTGGATAAAAATTTGCTGTCTGCCGCTGAATATAACCAATACCTGGAGTCCTATCCCGGTTTGGCAAACGAACCTATATATAAGCTGAATACTGATGATGAAAATGCCCTGAACCGCTTAAACACCGTTATGCCTCTGCCGATACTGATGGTATCGTATATTGAAAACGGGACGGCGGCTGATATTCTGGGTGGCCAGTTTGAATTGCCTGACGGAGCAGATATATTTGAGGTACTGGCAAATTTACCGGCAGAACAGCTTGATGCCATTATCCAGAGTGCCAAAAGCCATCTGTCCGCTATACCCGAAAGTATGGTTGCCCAATCCGCCGTAAGTTATCTGGCCACAGAGTATCAAACTATCGGCATTGACCTGAACAGGCTGCAAATGAACTATATGTTCAGAATCGGCGGGCTGATGCTGCTGCTTACGCTGGTCAGTGTAACCCTTTCGGTTACCGTAGGATTTCTGTCCGCAAGGGTAGCCGCAGGCTTCGGCAGGGACACCCGCCGCAAGGTTTTTACCAAGGTGGAAAGTTATTCCAACAGCGAATTTGATAAATTTTCTACGGCCTCTCTTATAACCCGCTCTACCAATGATATCCAGCAGATACAAATGATACTGGTCATGCTGCTCAGAATCGTGTTCTACGCCCCTATTATGGGTGTAGGCGGCATAATCAAAGCCCTAGGGCAGGATGTATCCATGTCATGGATTATTGCCTCCGCCGTAATGGCGATACTGGCTATGATAAGCGTGGTTTTCGCAGTAGCAATACCCAAGTTCAGAATAATCCAGAAGTTTGTTGATAAATTAAATCTGGTTACCCGTGAGATGCTAAGCGGGCTGATGGTTGTGCGCGCATTTAACAAGCAGCAACTGGAAGAAACGAAATTTGAAAAAGCCAACGCAGACCTTACTAAAACATCTCTGTTTATCAACCGGATAATGGTATTTATGATGCCGGCCATGATGCTGATAATGAACGGGGTGGGGGTGCTGATTATCTGGGTGGGAGCACATCAGATAGATGCAGGTGCCATGCAGGTAGGCAATATGATGGCATTTATGCAATACTCCATGCAGATTATTATGGCCTTCCTTATGGTCTCCATGGTATTTGTAATGATGCCCAGAGCTACCGTATCCGCCCAACGCATTGCGGAGGTACTGGAAACTGAACCGGACATCAAGGACCCCGAAAACCCCATAAGCTTTGATACCGACACCAGAGGCAAAGTGGAATTCCAAAAGGTAGGTTTCAAATACCCCGGCGCAGATGATTATGTCCTGAAGGATATTTCTTTTGCTACCAAACTCGGGCAAACTACCGCCATTGTAGGCGGCACAGGCAGCGGCAAATCAACTCTGGTTAATCTCATTCCCCGCTTTTACGATATAACCGAAGGCCAGATTTTGATAGATAACACGGACATCCGCAGTGTCACCCAGTATGCCTTGCGGGATAAAATCGGATACATCCCCCAAAAAGCCAGCTTATTCTCCGGCACTATAGAGAGCAATATAGGGTATGGAGATGAAAATGCGGATGAAGATTGGCTAAAGAAAGCCGCCCGGATAGCCCAGCTGACAGAATATATTGACATCGCCGAAAACGGCCTCCAAACACCTATATCGCAGGGAGGGGCAAATATATCCGGCGGTCAAAAACAAAGAATGGCTATTGCCAGAGCCATAGCTAAACAACCTGAAGTATATATCTTTGATGACAGCTTTTCCGCCATTGATTTCAAGACAGATGCAGCTCTGAGAAAAGCCCTTAAAAAAGAAACTCACAATGCTACGGTCTTGATTGTAGCCCAAAGGATAAATACCGTTATGCATGCCGAGCAGATTATCGTGCTGGACAACGGGCGGATTGCCGGAAAAGGCACCCACAAAGAATTGATGGAAAACTGCACGGTATACCGCGAATTGGCCCTCTCACAGCTATCCACGGAGGAGTTATCAGCATGA
- a CDS encoding alpha/beta fold hydrolase, whose product MGDLTDRVVLHGKPPYTLMFLHGGPGAGGELAHLAEDISPIKGVIEPRLYSLSIKEQIDYLRDIARTGQQKVVLLGYSWGAWLGIMLAAACPQYISKLILVSCPPFCQAEANGIADIRLGRLNTEQKSRLTALNRLLAEADNTAVADGAMTEIGELFLQADTYSSLNLPDTAAECSYQTYKSVWQEALALRQGNKFAGYLALLKCPVVAIHGDYDSHPAKPVFEYLGDNLTGFSSVLLRRCGHCPWHEQYARQEFMAVLKQEIWYYSHTGN is encoded by the coding sequence ATGGGTGATTTGACCGACCGGGTTGTTCTGCACGGAAAACCGCCGTACACTTTGATGTTTTTGCATGGCGGGCCGGGTGCAGGCGGGGAACTGGCTCACTTGGCAGAGGATATAAGCCCAATAAAGGGGGTTATTGAGCCGCGTCTTTACAGTCTCAGCATAAAGGAGCAGATAGATTATCTGCGGGACATTGCCCGTACGGGGCAACAAAAAGTAGTGCTGTTGGGTTATTCATGGGGGGCGTGGCTGGGCATTATGCTGGCAGCGGCCTGCCCGCAGTATATTTCAAAACTGATACTGGTATCTTGCCCGCCATTCTGTCAGGCAGAAGCAAATGGCATTGCTGATATCCGCCTGGGGCGGTTGAATACAGAACAGAAGAGTAGATTAACAGCTTTGAACCGTCTGCTGGCTGAAGCTGATAATACTGCTGTTGCTGATGGGGCTATGACCGAAATAGGGGAACTGTTTCTGCAGGCGGATACCTATTCTTCTCTGAATCTGCCTGATACAGCGGCAGAGTGCAGTTACCAAACATATAAATCTGTCTGGCAGGAGGCACTTGCTTTGCGGCAGGGAAATAAATTTGCAGGGTATCTGGCTTTGCTGAAATGTCCGGTGGTTGCTATCCACGGGGATTATGACTCTCACCCGGCAAAACCGGTCTTTGAATATTTAGGAGACAATCTGACCGGGTTTTCATCGGTTTTGCTCAGACGGTGCGGTCACTGCCCGTGGCATGAGCAGTATGCGCGGCAAGAATTTATGGCGGTACTCAAACAGGAAATCTGGTATTACTCACATACCGGAAATTGA
- a CDS encoding ABC transporter ATP-binding protein encodes MSQNRNTPQLRMPMGGRPMGGGMHMGGGPMGGMRMAQSGEKARNFKDTMASLLKYLTPYRFPLIIALVLAIFGTVFTIIGPKLLGNATTKLFEGLVSKVTNAAGADIDFTYIGNIVLILVGLYVISAICSYIMGYIMTGVSIKVTYDLRKQIAEKINRLPMKFFDNKTYGEVLSHVTNDVDLISNTLTQSMSQMVTSIVTILGVLVMMFTINWIMALASLIIVPISIGLISMIVGRSQKYFRKQQDYLGHINGHVEEMYSAHNVMKAFNGEAKSIAKFKGLNEELYSASWKAQFLSSIMMPMMNFIGNLSYVVVCILGGFLAIQKTIQVGDILAFVQYVRSFTQPLAQTANIVNVLQSTAAAAERIFEFLGEDEEVPEPSNPVSLKDISGAVSFKDVSFGYSPAKTIIKDFNADIKPGQRVAIVGPTGAGKTTMVKLLMRFYDVNSGAILVDGVNIQDIKRQEYRSAFGMVLQDTWLFNGSIMDNIRFGKLDATDEEVYTAAKTAYVDHFIHTLPSGYEMIMNEESSNISQGQKQLLTIARAVLANPKILILDEATSSVDTRTEMLIQQAMENLMKGRTAFIIAHRLSTIHNADIILVMKDGAIVEQGSHETLLEANGFYASLYNSQFEAGPAEADS; translated from the coding sequence ATGAGCCAGAACAGAAATACCCCTCAGTTACGAATGCCGATGGGCGGCAGACCTATGGGCGGCGGCATGCACATGGGCGGCGGACCTATGGGCGGAATGCGAATGGCACAATCAGGTGAAAAGGCCAGAAATTTTAAGGACACCATGGCCAGCCTTTTGAAATACCTGACACCATACCGCTTTCCGCTTATTATTGCTCTGGTATTAGCCATTTTTGGTACGGTATTTACCATTATCGGCCCGAAACTGTTAGGCAATGCAACCACCAAGCTTTTTGAAGGCTTGGTCAGTAAAGTTACTAATGCAGCCGGTGCCGACATTGATTTTACCTATATCGGCAATATCGTACTGATTCTGGTCGGGCTGTACGTAATCAGTGCCATATGCAGCTATATTATGGGCTACATAATGACCGGCGTATCCATCAAGGTTACCTATGACCTGCGCAAGCAGATAGCTGAAAAAATAAACCGCCTGCCAATGAAATTCTTTGACAACAAGACCTACGGCGAAGTGCTGAGCCACGTAACCAACGATGTTGATTTGATATCCAACACCCTGACCCAAAGCATGTCACAAATGGTTACCTCTATAGTTACCATACTGGGCGTGCTGGTGATGATGTTTACTATAAACTGGATTATGGCACTGGCTTCGCTGATAATAGTCCCCATCTCTATAGGCCTGATTTCAATGATTGTCGGGCGGTCCCAAAAATATTTCCGCAAACAACAGGACTATCTGGGTCATATAAACGGCCATGTGGAAGAAATGTATTCCGCCCACAATGTCATGAAAGCCTTTAACGGTGAGGCAAAATCCATAGCCAAATTCAAAGGGCTGAATGAAGAGCTATACAGTGCATCCTGGAAAGCCCAGTTTTTGTCCAGCATTATGATGCCCATGATGAACTTCATAGGCAACCTGAGTTATGTGGTTGTATGTATTCTGGGCGGCTTTTTGGCCATACAAAAAACTATTCAGGTAGGTGACATACTGGCCTTTGTCCAGTATGTCAGGTCATTTACCCAGCCGCTGGCACAAACCGCCAATATTGTAAATGTACTCCAGTCTACAGCGGCAGCAGCCGAGCGTATTTTTGAATTTCTGGGAGAAGACGAGGAAGTACCCGAACCGTCTAACCCGGTTAGCCTGAAGGATATTTCAGGTGCTGTCAGCTTTAAAGATGTGTCCTTTGGCTACAGCCCGGCTAAAACCATAATTAAAGATTTTAATGCGGATATAAAACCCGGCCAGCGGGTAGCCATTGTAGGCCCTACGGGTGCGGGGAAAACCACCATGGTCAAACTGCTGATGCGCTTTTACGACGTAAACAGCGGGGCGATTCTGGTAGATGGGGTAAATATCCAGGATATAAAGAGACAGGAATACCGGAGTGCTTTCGGCATGGTACTTCAAGATACCTGGCTCTTTAATGGCAGTATTATGGATAATATCCGCTTCGGCAAGCTGGACGCAACTGACGAAGAGGTTTATACCGCAGCCAAAACTGCCTACGTAGATCATTTCATACACACCCTGCCTAGCGGGTATGAAATGATAATGAACGAGGAGTCCAGCAATATTTCCCAAGGTCAAAAACAGTTGCTGACCATTGCCAGAGCCGTTTTGGCCAACCCCAAGATTTTAATTTTGGACGAAGCTACCAGCTCGGTAGATACCAGAACCGAAATGCTGATACAGCAGGCTATGGAAAATCTGATGAAAGGCCGTACCGCATTCATAATTGCCCACCGCCTGTCCACAATCCATAATGCAGATATCATACTGGTAATGAAAGACGGTGCAATTGTAGAACAGGGCAGCCATGAAACACTGCTTGAAGCAAACGGATTTTATGCTTCGCTATATAACAGCCAATTTGAAGCAGGGCCGGCAGAAGCAGACTCTTAA
- a CDS encoding ABC transporter substrate-binding protein, with the protein MKKVIPFILALSLVACTVAGCGDSQTDDPSDNTSTRTITDSVGRTVEIPTVVEKIVPLGNTPRMISYLGLADKVVGLGGMDASNVTPVTAYAYANKDVWANVPLVGTDAAGATDYYPEEIISCDPDVILCSYTKELADEIQTKTGIPVVAVPMGTLFETDYKDALRLLGNVCGVGARAEAVITYINDCLADLATRTAGIPDQGKPSVLGAAATFKGMHGLDGVYTKYAVFEVISANDVTEGLSNTSGALLIDKEQIIVWNPQYIFLDSGGVGLVRADYNDNPGLYAQLTAVQSGNLYQYPSSTSYYSNLEIPIVNAYYVASLLYPEQFSDIDFNQKANEIFSFFLGIDNYLSILESAGAGYGKVTLG; encoded by the coding sequence ATGAAAAAAGTTATCCCATTTATACTGGCACTCTCGCTGGTAGCCTGCACAGTGGCTGGCTGCGGAGATAGCCAAACAGATGACCCTTCAGACAACACCTCAACCCGTACTATTACTGACAGTGTGGGGCGTACGGTTGAAATCCCCACCGTAGTAGAGAAGATTGTCCCGCTGGGTAATACCCCCCGGATGATTAGTTATCTAGGTCTGGCGGACAAGGTAGTGGGACTGGGCGGCATGGATGCAAGCAATGTTACCCCGGTTACCGCCTACGCTTATGCCAACAAAGACGTATGGGCTAATGTACCCCTGGTGGGTACAGATGCCGCCGGAGCAACCGACTATTATCCGGAAGAAATTATCAGCTGTGACCCGGACGTAATCCTGTGTTCTTATACCAAAGAACTGGCTGATGAAATCCAGACCAAAACCGGTATTCCGGTAGTGGCAGTGCCTATGGGCACTTTATTCGAGACTGATTATAAAGATGCGCTCCGGCTGCTGGGAAATGTCTGCGGCGTGGGAGCCCGGGCTGAAGCCGTTATTACTTATATAAATGACTGCCTGGCTGATTTGGCCACCAGAACTGCCGGTATTCCGGACCAGGGCAAACCCTCGGTTCTGGGAGCGGCAGCTACCTTCAAGGGCATGCACGGTCTGGACGGAGTATATACCAAATATGCAGTTTTTGAGGTTATTTCCGCTAACGACGTTACCGAAGGCCTATCCAACACTTCCGGTGCTTTGCTAATTGACAAAGAGCAGATTATTGTCTGGAATCCCCAGTACATATTCCTGGACAGCGGCGGTGTTGGTCTGGTCAGGGCTGACTACAATGACAATCCGGGCTTATATGCCCAGCTGACTGCAGTGCAGAGCGGCAATCTTTATCAATATCCCAGCTCTACTTCATACTATTCCAACCTTGAAATACCCATTGTAAACGCCTATTATGTGGCCAGCCTGCTCTATCCGGAGCAGTTCAGTGACATAGACTTCAACCAGAAGGCTAACGAAATTTTCAGCTTTTTCCTGGGTATTGACAACTACCTGAGTATCTTAGAGTCTGCCGGGGCTGGTTACGGCAAAGTAACCCTTGGTTAG